A genome region from Caldalkalibacillus uzonensis includes the following:
- a CDS encoding helix-turn-helix domain-containing protein, with protein sequence MQEIHEKVRSLRLQHDLTLKELSEKTGLSVSFLSQVERGSTSLAITSLKKIADAFNVPITHFFESFTNANFKVAAEEQKAFRIEGSSSEYIRLAGEFSGRQLEPLLVTLSPGQKQDNVFSHPGEEFYFVLDGVVIFNIDGKEYIVKAGESIHFPSNLPHFVLNPVNQSSSMLCVLTPVIF encoded by the coding sequence ATGCAAGAAATCCACGAGAAAGTAAGAAGTTTAAGATTACAGCATGATCTAACACTTAAGGAGTTGAGTGAAAAAACAGGCTTATCGGTCAGTTTTCTTTCGCAAGTTGAGCGGGGCAGCACATCATTAGCCATTACCTCTCTCAAAAAAATTGCAGATGCCTTTAATGTTCCCATTACACATTTTTTTGAAAGTTTCACTAATGCCAACTTTAAAGTAGCTGCTGAAGAACAAAAGGCATTCAGAATTGAAGGCTCCAGCTCGGAGTATATTAGACTGGCTGGAGAATTTAGTGGAAGACAGCTTGAACCTTTACTTGTGACGCTGTCCCCTGGGCAAAAACAGGATAATGTGTTTAGCCATCCAGGTGAGGAATTTTACTTCGTACTTGATGGTGTTGTCATTTTTAATATTGATGGTAAGGAATACATCGTCAAAGCTGGTGAATCCATTCATTTTCCTTCAAACTTACCTCATTTTGTGCTCAATCCTGTAAATCAGTCTTCAAGCATGCTCTGTGTGTTGACACCGGTCATTTTCTAA
- a CDS encoding cytosine permease — MEEKSAFQETMAKDAALSAVPASDRQHWLTPAVIFGGLEFTIPVLMTGAILAGSFGISTIFWVLLVAMFVIQWAGNTAQGYIGAKTGRSSSVIARTSFGALQARFIVGLTIFIVSLGWWAVQTAVAGNAISAMLGIDYHNQWFSWAVVTIVVGLLFAIPSIIGYASMKWTDYIAVPAGLLLIGAGIFYALTNTGWETIRNWSPEPSMTFLAAVSLIVGVNVSQWVIASDYTRYAKPKLKDNILIPLGIIAVGFPLFYVGAIMSVGVGSADIVEVMLNLGFPVWGFLILWFATWTSQLVNNYSMGLALSSMLNVNSGRGRALLTFVGTLIAIVVALAGILDYFMDFLYMTALIYPAIAGVMFIDFFFIRKQKWSDINGWNFMATIAVIAGTMVGYFTQYVQSFGLPAVQSLLTAGIVYYICMKIKASAAPDQFTPEEWMSSSGNSTKRAF, encoded by the coding sequence ATGGAAGAAAAAAGTGCTTTTCAGGAGACGATGGCCAAAGATGCAGCTTTATCAGCCGTACCTGCATCAGATCGTCAGCACTGGCTGACACCTGCAGTTATTTTTGGAGGTTTGGAATTTACTATCCCAGTACTAATGACAGGTGCAATTTTAGCTGGAAGTTTTGGAATATCGACAATATTTTGGGTACTGCTTGTCGCGATGTTTGTTATTCAATGGGCTGGAAATACTGCTCAAGGTTATATAGGAGCTAAAACAGGACGTTCATCATCCGTAATAGCCCGTACTAGTTTTGGAGCATTACAGGCACGGTTTATCGTTGGATTAACAATTTTTATCGTTTCTTTGGGATGGTGGGCTGTTCAAACTGCTGTTGCCGGCAATGCAATTTCGGCCATGCTAGGTATTGATTATCATAATCAATGGTTCTCTTGGGCTGTTGTTACAATTGTCGTGGGGTTATTGTTTGCAATTCCATCAATTATTGGCTATGCATCTATGAAGTGGACTGATTATATTGCTGTTCCCGCAGGTTTATTGCTCATTGGAGCAGGCATATTTTATGCATTGACCAACACTGGCTGGGAAACTATACGGAACTGGTCACCCGAACCTTCCATGACATTTTTAGCTGCTGTGAGTTTAATTGTTGGAGTTAATGTTTCCCAATGGGTAATAGCTTCTGACTACACCAGGTATGCAAAACCAAAATTAAAGGATAATATCTTGATCCCATTAGGAATAATAGCTGTAGGTTTTCCGCTGTTTTATGTAGGTGCGATCATGTCTGTAGGTGTTGGTAGTGCTGATATAGTTGAGGTTATGCTCAATCTGGGATTCCCGGTTTGGGGTTTTCTAATCTTATGGTTTGCAACATGGACTAGTCAATTAGTCAATAATTATAGTATGGGATTAGCACTGTCGAGTATGTTAAATGTTAACTCTGGAAGGGGGCGTGCACTATTAACTTTTGTAGGAACATTAATTGCAATAGTGGTTGCCTTAGCAGGTATTTTGGATTATTTTATGGACTTTTTATATATGACAGCTTTAATCTATCCTGCTATTGCAGGGGTGATGTTCATAGATTTCTTTTTTATCAGAAAACAAAAATGGTCTGATATTAATGGTTGGAACTTCATGGCAACTATAGCTGTGATTGCTGGAACGATGGTTGGTTATTTTACCCAATATGTTCAATCCTTTGGCTTGCCGGCAGTTCAATCATTACTGACAGCTGGAATCGTTTATTACATTTGCATGAAAATTAAAGCTAGCGCAGCTCCGGATCAATTCACTCCTGAAGAGTGGATGAGTAGCAGTGGAAATAGCACAAAGAGAGCATTTTAA
- a CDS encoding carbohydrate ABC transporter permease: MINKLRQYGLVLFLWFVSLIFLVPLYWLFVSSVKSDAEITRFPPTFWPENFHWSNFVEVWSRLNFTQTFMNSIIVSTSTTILIVIFSTMAAYALSKKRIIGRNMILLVLVGTMTVPPTALLLPLYFIITKMGMYDTLISLILPFGVTVFGIFFMKQYMDDVPDELIEAARMDGCGDVRIFLQIIVPLVKPALVTLVLIEFVNNWNSFTMPLVLLQSESKYTLPLRLGLLASENVALPWSQILAANLLTIIPVVVLFLLLQKQFIKGIMEGAVKG; encoded by the coding sequence GTGATTAACAAGCTGCGTCAGTACGGCTTGGTCCTGTTTCTATGGTTCGTCAGTTTGATCTTCCTTGTCCCCCTGTATTGGCTGTTTGTATCCAGTGTGAAAAGTGATGCGGAAATTACCCGTTTTCCACCTACGTTTTGGCCAGAGAATTTTCACTGGTCGAACTTCGTCGAGGTATGGTCCCGCTTAAACTTCACCCAGACCTTTATGAATTCGATTATTGTGTCTACCTCCACCACTATATTGATTGTGATTTTCTCGACGATGGCCGCTTATGCCTTGTCCAAGAAGCGAATCATTGGGCGCAACATGATCCTGCTGGTGCTGGTGGGCACCATGACGGTTCCACCCACGGCACTTTTGTTGCCGCTGTATTTCATCATTACCAAAATGGGCATGTACGACACCCTGATCAGCTTGATTCTGCCGTTTGGTGTGACGGTGTTCGGTATTTTCTTTATGAAACAATATATGGATGATGTACCCGATGAATTGATTGAAGCGGCCCGGATGGACGGCTGTGGTGATGTTCGCATTTTCCTGCAAATTATTGTCCCTCTGGTTAAACCTGCTTTGGTGACGCTGGTTTTGATTGAGTTTGTTAACAACTGGAATTCCTTTACCATGCCCCTGGTGTTGCTGCAAAGTGAGTCCAAGTATACGTTGCCCCTGCGGTTAGGATTATTGGCCTCGGAAAATGTGGCCTTGCCCTGGTCACAAATTTTGGCGGCCAACTTGTTAACGATTATTCCGGTGGTTGTGTTGTTCCTCTTGCTGCAGAAACAGTTTATTAAAGGGATTATGGAAGGGGCTGTTAAAGGTTAA
- a CDS encoding carbohydrate ABC transporter permease, whose protein sequence is MADVNHAANKKAGLAQLQKNRRKSFWKEQTKGYLFFLPAAVILLMFVFYPIIWTFLVSFREVRPMEMRNTGLFEMPGQFVGLNQYIEIFHNPLFIKAMVNTLYFGTIYIPLTLVSAALLAVLLNQKLKGVNFFRTVIFIPYIISVVSASLIFLFLFNGDRGLINAVLLKFDLTGPNWLAHSLLAMPVIAIMSAWKKVGYFMLIYLAGLQNISHSLYESAKIDGANAFQRFWYITWPLLGRITLVVSVLLMIDTLNVFQEVYVMTGGGPGDSTTTVPFLIFNEAFVYFRMGPASAMSYVLFVVVIIITVLQKRAVDKRLG, encoded by the coding sequence ATGGCTGATGTGAATCACGCGGCTAATAAAAAAGCAGGACTGGCCCAGCTGCAGAAGAATAGGCGCAAGTCTTTTTGGAAAGAGCAGACCAAGGGCTATCTGTTCTTTTTGCCGGCTGCAGTGATTTTGCTAATGTTTGTTTTTTACCCCATTATTTGGACGTTTCTGGTCAGCTTCAGGGAAGTGCGTCCCATGGAAATGCGTAATACAGGATTGTTTGAAATGCCGGGGCAGTTTGTAGGCCTGAACCAGTACATAGAAATTTTCCACAACCCCTTGTTTATTAAAGCGATGGTAAACACCCTTTATTTCGGCACTATTTATATTCCTCTCACCTTGGTCAGTGCTGCCCTGTTGGCTGTGCTTTTAAACCAGAAGCTGAAAGGGGTTAATTTTTTTCGCACGGTGATTTTCATCCCCTATATTATTTCGGTGGTCAGTGCCAGCTTAATCTTCCTGTTCCTGTTTAATGGAGACAGGGGATTAATCAATGCGGTGCTCTTGAAGTTTGACCTGACCGGTCCCAATTGGCTGGCGCACTCCCTATTGGCCATGCCGGTGATTGCCATTATGAGTGCCTGGAAAAAGGTGGGCTACTTTATGCTCATCTATTTGGCCGGTTTGCAAAACATTTCTCACAGCTTGTATGAGTCGGCCAAGATTGACGGAGCCAATGCCTTCCAGCGCTTTTGGTATATCACCTGGCCTTTGCTGGGGCGTATAACCCTGGTAGTCAGTGTTTTACTGATGATTGACACCCTTAATGTCTTTCAGGAAGTGTATGTTATGACAGGCGGCGGTCCGGGAGATTCAACCACGACAGTGCCTTTTCTGATTTTCAATGAAGCTTTTGTCTACTTCCGCATGGGTCCGGCATCGGCTATGTCTTATGTCCTGTTTGTGGTTGTCATCATCATTACGGTGTTGCAAAAACGGGCCGTTGATAAACGCTTAGGTTAA
- a CDS encoding ABC transporter substrate-binding protein — MRKRNWLWLVISLVTLLAVAGCGQSDDTTAADNDAGDPGQTMEEVHLRMQIVWATDSGRGEAIQRIIDEFEKEHEHIKVELLSSTDDNQRLLTQILSGDAPEVLQIPYRTVRSLGTEGAFVDLTEAMADEQDNYYETLLELGSVDGRLYGFPWLGHTIQLVYNKTLFEEAGIDGPPDTWDELYEIAKQLTRDTNGDGRIDQYGLGLVGQQHHDITWMVNMFVHQAGAELVRETDNGYEVALNSPEGREALAFYKKLADEVAPPDTPNKNGGDVMADFRNQVVAMQFQGPWGVTDIWQAGHPFEVGTALVPAGPAGRAADIGPHMLSIPEGIDEVKQEAALALIRFLVSKEAQEMIMLGEKGEDGEYYPFRVPMRKDLADMDYFQEHPEFLVFIEGLQYPSISTPVESWLQVEEEVYRSLLNQLVIGEKSVDEVLETLEQEGNRILGR; from the coding sequence TTGCGGTCAAAGCGATGACACAACGGCTGCTGACAATGATGCTGGTGACCCAGGTCAAACCATGGAAGAGGTCCATTTGCGCATGCAGATTGTGTGGGCCACTGATTCTGGACGTGGAGAGGCGATTCAACGTATCATCGACGAATTTGAGAAGGAACATGAACATATTAAGGTCGAACTGTTAAGCAGCACAGATGACAATCAGCGGCTGTTAACTCAGATTTTGAGCGGGGATGCACCGGAAGTATTGCAAATCCCTTACCGCACAGTAAGAAGCCTTGGAACGGAAGGGGCCTTTGTAGATTTAACAGAGGCCATGGCGGATGAGCAGGACAACTACTACGAGACGTTGCTGGAGCTAGGCTCTGTTGACGGCCGGCTGTATGGTTTCCCTTGGTTGGGCCATACCATTCAGTTAGTCTATAACAAAACACTGTTTGAAGAAGCAGGGATTGATGGCCCGCCGGATACCTGGGATGAATTGTATGAGATTGCCAAACAGTTAACCCGTGATACTAATGGAGATGGCCGCATTGACCAATACGGACTGGGCCTGGTTGGACAGCAGCATCATGACATCACCTGGATGGTGAACATGTTTGTCCATCAAGCAGGTGCCGAACTGGTGCGTGAAACAGACAATGGCTATGAGGTAGCGCTTAATTCACCGGAAGGACGGGAGGCGTTGGCTTTTTATAAAAAGCTGGCAGATGAAGTCGCTCCTCCAGACACGCCCAACAAAAACGGGGGCGATGTCATGGCTGACTTCCGCAATCAGGTGGTGGCTATGCAGTTCCAGGGTCCCTGGGGTGTAACAGACATCTGGCAGGCGGGCCATCCCTTTGAAGTGGGCACAGCGCTGGTGCCAGCAGGGCCGGCTGGACGGGCTGCTGATATAGGTCCGCATATGCTCTCTATTCCAGAGGGTATCGATGAAGTGAAGCAAGAAGCGGCGCTGGCGTTGATTCGCTTCCTGGTCTCTAAAGAAGCACAGGAGATGATCATGCTGGGTGAAAAGGGTGAAGATGGAGAGTATTATCCGTTCCGCGTGCCGATGCGTAAAGACTTGGCTGATATGGATTACTTCCAGGAGCATCCTGAGTTCCTGGTCTTTATAGAAGGCTTGCAATATCCCAGCATCTCCACGCCTGTAGAGTCCTGGCTGCAGGTGGAAGAAGAGGTCTACCGCAGTTTGCTCAACCAGCTGGTTATTGGGGAGAAGAGCGTTGATGAGGTTTTGGAAACCCTTGAACAGGAAGGAAACCGTATCTTAGGACGCTAA
- a CDS encoding hydantoinase/oxoprolinase family protein, whose protein sequence is MRVATDIGGTFTDLVYVDESGKVGVAKSHTTPPNFEQGVLDVIEKSQIPPHEIETFIHGTTVIINALTERKGVKTGLITTKGFRDVLEIGRGNRPDLFNVRYEKPKPFVPRYLRQEVEERLNYKGEVLVPLNRGQVKDIIDYFKKEEVEAIAVSYLHSYANPDHEQQTVEIIKELWPEVAVTASHEVTKEWREYERTSTTVLNSYVKPIASSYIDRLESKLAERKTAGNKYIMQSNAGTTTFEQSKQTPINMVESGPVAGIFGAAILGQMIGEKNIIAFDIGGTTAKCSLIDGGEVKVTTDYKIEKTDRTAGYPIKVPVVDIVEIGNGGGSIAWIDDAGSLKVGPQSSGALPGPVAYGRGGTKPTTTDANLITGRLSAKNFDNEVNLDAVKRAIDEQVAQHFGISVEEAALGIIRIANSNMLNALKLISVRKGYDPREFALVAFGGGGPMHAAILAKELGVKTVIVPVAASVFSAWGMLMTDLRHDYIKTYIRRLNDINLKELNDEFSALENQAVEQYATEGIEANKVVFSRFVDMRYLGQEHTVKVPVPNGALDENAISEVIQRFHQLHEQNYTFKLDGAPTEIVNLHLTAFGKVKKPELARLENVGGSPDAALKEVRPVLFEEHGWIDTNVYAREHLSAEVTIEGPAIVEEASASTVLYPGQTLTVDVYGNLIIKTGV, encoded by the coding sequence ATGCGAGTAGCAACCGATATTGGTGGTACCTTTACAGACCTTGTGTACGTCGATGAAAGTGGCAAAGTGGGTGTTGCCAAAAGTCATACGACACCGCCCAATTTTGAACAAGGTGTACTTGATGTGATTGAAAAAAGTCAAATACCTCCCCATGAAATTGAGACCTTTATACACGGGACAACGGTGATTATTAACGCTTTGACTGAGCGCAAGGGTGTGAAGACAGGGTTAATCACCACTAAAGGATTTCGGGATGTGCTTGAAATAGGACGCGGGAATCGTCCTGACTTGTTCAACGTGCGTTATGAAAAACCCAAGCCGTTTGTGCCAAGGTATCTTCGTCAAGAAGTGGAGGAGAGACTCAATTATAAAGGAGAAGTATTGGTTCCGTTAAATAGAGGGCAAGTGAAAGACATTATTGACTATTTCAAAAAGGAAGAGGTAGAAGCGATTGCTGTTTCATATTTGCATTCCTATGCCAATCCGGATCATGAACAGCAAACGGTAGAGATCATCAAGGAGCTGTGGCCGGAAGTAGCGGTAACCGCTTCCCATGAAGTGACAAAAGAGTGGAGAGAGTATGAACGTACCAGCACAACGGTATTAAATTCATATGTCAAGCCTATTGCCTCCTCTTATATTGACCGCCTTGAATCTAAACTTGCTGAACGAAAAACGGCAGGCAATAAATATATTATGCAGTCAAATGCCGGTACAACAACCTTTGAACAATCTAAACAAACGCCGATTAACATGGTTGAATCAGGGCCGGTAGCCGGTATATTTGGTGCGGCTATCTTAGGACAAATGATCGGGGAGAAAAATATTATTGCTTTTGATATAGGCGGAACGACAGCAAAATGTTCCCTGATCGATGGTGGAGAAGTCAAGGTTACAACCGATTATAAGATTGAAAAGACTGATCGTACGGCAGGTTATCCCATCAAGGTTCCAGTGGTAGACATTGTTGAAATAGGGAATGGTGGCGGTTCCATCGCTTGGATTGATGATGCCGGATCGCTTAAAGTAGGCCCTCAATCGTCAGGAGCGTTGCCAGGACCGGTCGCCTATGGCAGAGGAGGAACCAAACCCACGACAACAGACGCTAACCTGATCACAGGTCGCCTTTCTGCCAAGAACTTTGACAATGAAGTGAATCTGGATGCAGTCAAAAGAGCCATTGATGAACAAGTGGCACAACATTTTGGCATCTCTGTTGAAGAAGCGGCATTGGGGATTATCCGTATTGCAAACTCCAATATGCTTAACGCCCTTAAGTTAATCTCTGTAAGAAAAGGTTATGATCCCCGTGAATTTGCACTGGTTGCTTTCGGGGGCGGCGGGCCAATGCATGCAGCCATTCTGGCCAAAGAATTGGGTGTTAAAACAGTTATTGTACCTGTAGCTGCTTCAGTATTCTCTGCATGGGGCATGTTAATGACCGACCTGCGTCATGACTATATTAAGACCTATATCCGCCGCTTAAATGACATAAATCTTAAGGAGTTAAATGATGAGTTTTCAGCGTTGGAAAATCAAGCTGTCGAACAATATGCCACTGAGGGCATTGAAGCTAATAAAGTGGTTTTCTCACGCTTTGTTGATATGCGCTATTTGGGACAAGAACATACGGTGAAAGTACCGGTGCCAAACGGGGCTTTGGATGAAAATGCGATTAGCGAAGTGATTCAGCGTTTTCATCAACTCCATGAACAAAACTATACATTCAAACTGGATGGTGCACCAACTGAAATTGTGAATTTACACTTAACCGCTTTTGGCAAAGTCAAGAAACCTGAACTGGCTAGATTAGAAAATGTCGGTGGTTCACCTGATGCTGCATTAAAAGAAGTGCGGCCTGTGCTGTTTGAAGAGCATGGCTGGATTGATACAAATGTGTATGCACGTGAACACCTTTCCGCGGAAGTCACCATTGAGGGGCCTGCCATTGTGGAAGAAGCTTCTGCTTCAACGGTACTGTATCCGGGCCAAACTCTGACTGTTGATGTCTACGGTAATTTGATCATTAAGACGGGGGTGTAA